A window from Argopecten irradians isolate NY chromosome 3, Ai_NY, whole genome shotgun sequence encodes these proteins:
- the LOC138318485 gene encoding spectrin beta chain, non-erythrocytic 1-like, translating into MADAQQTTGTESVAHESELKRKHEWVTLTEKGTYRCWDKAYMVLSGNTMTCYRERKKRRDHIHYEPILSLANATCAKALDYTKRPYVFRLRLASGSEFLFQATDEAEMESWIAKIGLVTEAKPSAAEMKESTKKLHQNEGFMKQDNVTDYSPPPYQP; encoded by the exons ATGGCTGATG CTCAACAGACAACAGGTACAGAGTCAGTCGCACACGAGAGTGAGTTAAAGCGTAAACATGAGTGGGTGACACTCACGGAGAAAGGCACATATAG GTGTTGGGACAAGGCATACATGGTCCTATCTGGTAACACAATGACCTGCTATAGGGAAAGAAAGAAGAGACGTGACCATATCCACTATGAGCCTATTCTGAGTTTGGCTAATGCTACTTGTGCCAAGGCCTTAGACTATACCAAAAGGCCATACGTATTCCGCTTAAGACTTGCCAGTGGTAGTGAGTTCCTCTTCCAGGCTACAGATGAG GCAGAGATGGAGTCTTGGATAGCAAAGATAGGCCTGGTAACTGAGGCCAAACCCTCAGCAGCCGAGATGAAGGAATCTACTAAGAAACTCCACCAAAACGAGGGGTTCATGAAACAAGACAATGTGACAGATTATAGTCCCCCACCCTATCAGCCATGA